In the genome of Arachis hypogaea cultivar Tifrunner chromosome 9, arahy.Tifrunner.gnm2.J5K5, whole genome shotgun sequence, the window AACATGGAGTTGGATTTAACAGATGTAGATTGTGATCATATTTTATCTGGCTGCCCTGTTCTTAGAACACTTAATGTCAGATTAAGTAATCCCTTCCAAAAAAAATGGGTTGAGTTGCATAGAATTCGCATGCCTCGCACCCTAAGGCGTTTAATCTTTCAGGAGTCGAGGCCTAGCCATAATGATATTGGGCATCTTGAGATAAATACCCCATATCTTGAATACTTGCACCTCAAGATACAAACCCCTTGCTTACGGTTTGTGGTTGGAAAATTTCCCAAGATAATGGAAGCGCATCTTGATATTTTTCAGTGTGTTGAATTTGAGCATGATGTTGATTGGGTGGCTAAGCTTCTTAAGGCACTATGCAAGACAAAATTTTTGGCATTGAAATATTGCACAACACAGGTAATATGCTTATCCTAAATCCATGATTCATTGAGCAAAATTTTTGATGTAATTTGATATTCTAATTTCTGATGAATTTGTAACTGGTGATGatgtgtttatatttaatatcttGTTATCTTGTACACAGTGCTTATTTCAAGCTGCAGCTTTAGAGCTTCCAAAATTTCACAGTTTGCTCCATCTAGAGCTTGATGTTCTATCTTTCAACTTAAACTTTGTGATGAATATGCTTCATAATTGTCAAATGCTTCAAGTTTTTGCACTTCATAACCGAAAGGTACTAATACTTTCAAGTTTAACACTGCCTGTGTGGCTGTTTGTTGTTTGCTTGCATCTTTAAGAAGTTTTGTTTCTTGTTGTTAGCGTTATTATTCACATCCATTGGAATATGCTGGACCGGCGCCCCCAACCGGAGTTCCTAATTGTGTGACATCACATCTCAAGACTTTTAAGTTTAGAGGATATGAAGACTCTGCAGATGAACGTGCATTGACTGCATGTCTTCTAGAAAGAGGACTTGTATTGGAGACAGCAGCAATTCAACCTACGTCTGATTTTGAACTACTGACAAAGTATTGGATTCTCAAGGGATTATCTGCCTTACCTAGGGGCTCTAATATATGCCAGATTAAATTTGACTCACTTGACTGACTAAACTGATTTTGCATAGGTATGAACACTCACTGTCTATATTTGCTAATGCCGATTGTACTGAAGCTGTTGGCTAAAACTTTTCATTGCTGTGCCTAGAATACGGTGTAAATTGTTGAATATTGAATCAATTTTAGGCCAGCATTTCACTTGGATTCCgttgatgtttatgaatactTGTTAAAAATACCATGTAGTTGTATTTGGTAACTTCGAGTATTTGAAAGTTTAATACCAAAAATGTTCACCAATTTAATATTTACAATGTGCATAAGCTCTTGAAACAATTTATTATGATGTTGATGACTTGATGGGAACTCTACTCTTTGGCAATAGCAAATCTTTCATTTTGCCTTTCACTGTTTTGTTCATCAAACACATAGGCTGCAATTTGACACACTCTTGTTTGATTAAATCTgca includes:
- the LOC112709938 gene encoding F-box/LRR-repeat protein At3g26922-like, whose translation is MVRPKKLKSEANTIKEDLISNLPDPVLCHILSFLPTRSAVATGILSRRWRHVWKDLQVLDIYGRSFMAPAQEAKFIAYVDAILAQRNPLPIKSFRLCCGLTDDESLEMWVDACVGPHLRTLYLDVTLSCLELFLPSDVFTCKSLVSLVLKCECILDNLPYKVCLPSLKNMELDLTDVDCDHILSGCPVLRTLNVRLSNPFQKKWVELHRIRMPRTLRRLIFQESRPSHNDIGHLEINTPYLEYLHLKIQTPCLRFVVGKFPKIMEAHLDIFQCVEFEHDVDWVAKLLKALCKTKFLALKYCTTQCLFQAAALELPKFHSLLHLELDVLSFNLNFVMNMLHNCQMLQVFALHNRKRYYSHPLEYAGPAPPTGVPNCVTSHLKTFKFRGYEDSADERALTACLLERGLVLETAAIQPTSDFELLTKYWILKGLSALPRGSNICQIKFDSLD